AAAGAAGAACTACGGGCAGGAACGACCCAGAAACAGATCGATGATGCGAAGAAGCTGGTCGAGGGTCTGGACAATCGTGTATCGGAAAAGCCGGGTCTGCTTGCTGATATCAGGAAGGCACAGGAGCAGTATGACGACTTGCTGTTAGTCGAAGCAAAAAAAGCCGTTCGTGACCTGTTCACCGATGAAAGCCAGGCAGCGCTAAAACCAGAAGTGACACAGAGCACCATCGATGCAGCGAAGGCAAAGGTAGATAGGCTAAAAGATGGCTCGGAGACAAAGGTATTCCTGTTAGCGGCTATTCAAAGAGCGCAGGAGCTATTTGATCAAGGGGATAATCTGCTGGAGGAAGCAAAGCGAGCAGTTGAGGGACTTTATACGACGAATGATATGGTCGAACTGAGGCCCAAGGTCACGCTGGAAATGATCGATGCGGCCTATTCCAAGGTCGAGCTTCTGAGGGAAAGTCCAGAAAAAACACACTGGATGTCCTATGTAGCAAAAGCACAAATGTTGTTCAATAACCCACGCATAGATCGTTTGCCAGATGCCAAGATCGAGCTGCCGATTGCAACGACTCAGTCCCGTCAAGTTACGATTGCCGACAAATGGGAGCCAGCAATGGACAAGAGGGCATTGAGCGAATATCTTGAGGTATCTGTAAAAAACCAGCCTCTTTCGTACAACTATGACAACCAGTTAGACCGTTTTGTGATCAATGAAAAGGAGTACATCACCGTCGAGGTCGACGAGTCTTTACTGGAAATGACCCATGGAGATTATGGAGTGACGATTAAGGCCAAACCAGCGGTTGCAGAAGATGACAACTCTTATGCAGTGTTCAAGCTGTATCGGGGTGAAAACTTGCTGGATACAGAGGAGATTGGTGTCGGCTTTGACGCTACCAACCCACAATTGTCTACAGATGTCACTGAAGAGGGAACAACCTATACATTGACAGCGTCAGAACCACTTCGCAATGACCCGAACCCTAATTTACAGTTGTTATTCTCACCTTCCGGGAATTTTGACGACAAGAGAGAAGTAACGGCGTATGCAAAATTCCAGGTGTCAGGAAACACCATTCGCGTTACGTTTCAAGATACTTTCTATACCACGTTCGGGTCTCTCATCACGGAACAGAGCAAGGTTTCCTTTGAACCGGGCTTCATGAGGGATAAGGCTGGGAATCTTATACAAGGTACCGCAACAGCACCTGTAAAACCCAAGCAATGAGTAAGCCAAAGTCCATCGAGGAGGTACGAACATTGCAACTAGAGGAACTGACTGCTAGCACTGCGCGGGCGTATAAATCGTTAGTGCACCCCAAGCACCTGGAGTTGCTGGACCAGATCAATGGCTCATCTGTTTGGGGATTCGGGGCTTCTAACAACAATCAGCCTGCGGGCATCGTGTTGGGGCGATCCGCTGTAAACGAAGGACAGGCCAAGATCATCGAGCTTGTGGTAGCAGAGGGGCATCAACGGCGGGGAATGGGCATGAAGCTGCTGTGGCACGCTGAGCAAAAAATGAGAGAGCAAGGCATCAGCGATGGTCAGTTCGCTGGCTTCATCAAAGCACAAGATTTTTCATGGCTCTCCAAAATTGCGATCAGGGAAGGCTGGCAGTTGCCAAAGGTAAAAACCTATATGTACACACTCGGCTCGATGCGGTTGGGTGAATGCCATTGGGTGGAGAGGCTGGCGCTCCCCGTAGGTTTTACCCTCTTTTCATGGAAAGACCTGACACCAGCAGAGCGACTGGAAATTGAACAGGGAGAAGGGCAATGGTACACGCCGCAATTGTCTCCGTTTTTTGAAGAAGGAAAATTTGATCCCGATTACAGTACAGGCTTGCGCTATCAAGGGAAAGTCATTGGCTGGGTGATCGTACAGAGAATGGCCGGTAATCTGCTTTTGTACAAAACGATGTTCGTCCAGGAAAAGTATCAGAAGCAGGCAAGAGGAATTACGCTGTTGATGAAAACCATTGCACAGGTGCAGCCAGTGTTTCCCTTTGGCATGTGCTTTGTCGAGCATGACAACGAGCCCATGCTGCGGTTTATGGAAAGAAGATTGGGTCCGACGATTTTGCACCGGAAGCTCTGGATTGAAACGACGAAGGTACTAGTCAGACAATATTCGGATCACTTCTGTTAAAAATGTATGCTTGTCACGCAGGGGTAGCGGCGACCGTCGATATGAAAAAAGGATAGAGATTCAGGGTTTCCTGAATCTCTATCCTTACTTTTTTTAGACTACATGGAAGGAACTTTTCTTCCACTCGGTTGTTGCTTTGTGACTGAACGGTATTGCAGTTGCTTTCTTTGGAAATGGTTGTTCCCGATCAGGGCAAGGATCACGAGCAAGGTCCCGCACAATTCGTAACGGCTGATCTCATAGCCTTGAAACGCCATCATGGCAAAGGTCGTGATCGGAACCAGGTTGATAAACAAAATGCCGTTGAGCGGAGTGAGCAGCTTGATGCCTGCATTCCAGCTCAAAAGAGCTACAAAGCCAGGTAAAAGAACCATGAACGCCATTTCGTACTTGATGGACATCACCGTTTCGACGGTAGGAACCGGAAGCCATTGAAAGAGGGAGGAAGTCGTGACAATTACGAAATTCACTCCTGTTCCCAAGAGACACGTCAACGTGGAGTAGCGAAGCGTAGACCACGTGTTAAAACGCCCGCCGCCGATCGAGTAGACGACCCAACCCACGACACCGATGAAAATGAAGAACAATGGAAGCAAATGCTCACTCGCTGTAGTAAAGAAGGTAAGATTGCCATTGGTAATAACAAGGACAGCGCCGACCAAAGCTACGAGAATCGTCGCCAACGTATAGTACGGCGGCAGCTTTCTAGTGGTAATGGACAAAAGTATAATCGAGATCATTGGCATGAGCACTTCCATAATGGACGCTGCAATCGTGCCTGGCTCTCCCATCAAATCCTGCCCGAGAAATACTCCCATATTGTAGACGGTAAACGCCATTGTTCCAAAAAACAGCAGAGACTTCCCGCGCCCCTCAAAACGAAAAGCAGACAAGCCTTCTTTTGCCCAGAGCAAACCGCACAAAATGATTGTTACGAAAAAATAGCGAAGAAATGAGAAGTAAAATGGATCGATCTCTTGCAGTGCGATGTGCGCCACCGGAAACATCGCCCCCCATGACATACTGGCGACCATGCAGAAAATTGACCCCAAAAGTAGTTGCTTATTCATTATGCGATTTCTCCCTTTTGATATGTGTTCAAAAAGACATTTCTTTTTGAACTTCCTCTATGATGCTGACTTACCACATCATACTGGATGGAAATATGTTAGTATAATGATTGATAATAACTTTATGTATCATTTTCAGTGATAGATGAAATGAGGGAGAGAAACGTGGAGATCAATGATTTGAAAATATTCCAGATGGTCGCCACATTGGGCAGCGTGAGCAAGACCGCCGCCGAGTTGAGCTACGTTCAGTCGAATGTGACGGCGCGGATCAAGCTGTTGGAAAAAGAGCTGGGGACACCTTTGTTTTATCGCAACAAGCGAGGCATGACCTTGAATACAGAAGGGAAGCGCCTGCTCGAATATTCGCGAGAGATCATCGCCAAGTTCGAAGAAATGCAAAAGTACTTTCATCGGGCTTCCGAGCCGTCCGGGGTGCTGGAGGTTGGGATGGTCGAGACGATCAATGCCCTTCCGAGGTTGCTATCCTCGTATTGCAGCCAGTATCCGCATGTGGATATCTCTCTTAAGGCAGGTGTGACAGAGAATTTGCTGCAAAAAGTACTGGATCTCGCGCTGGATGGAGCGTTCGTGAGTGGACCGATCAGCCATCCTTTGATCGAGCAGGAGCAAGTTTTTCAAGAGGAGCTGGTGTTGGTAACGAAAAACAGTTCCTTCACTGCCAGTGATATCACAGGGAAAGCTCTTTTGCTCTACAAAAAGGGCTGTGGGTATCGAGAACGGTTAGAGACCTGGATGAAGGTAGAGGGCTTGATTCCGAAAAAAGTGATGGAATTCGGAACGTTTGAGACAATTATCGGGGGCGTGGCAGCGGGGATCGGCATTACCATTTTGCCGAAGTCGGCGGTACATCACTTGGTCGAGAGCGGAACGGTTCATATTCATCGCATCCCGGAGCCTTATCATGAGGTAACAACCGTCTTTATTCGCCGAAAAGATTCATTTGTAACGAACACGATGCAAGCGTTTCTGAACGAAATTCGTTTGCAGAAAACGAAAGCGTAAGTGCTGCAAATTCCTCTTCCATATGTCAGAAAAATATGGTAAATTTTATTTCAGAACAAACGTTCTATATTTTGCTGTGCAGAAGAAGGAGGGAGCGGCTCGATTGATGGACAGGTATACTGAAATTGACGAAGTGATCGCTTATATACATCGGCATTTAGACGAGCCGTTGCCGCTTTCCCGGTTGGCGAATCATGTTGCGTATAGCCAGTATCATTTTGCGCGGATTTTTAAAGAAAGAATCGGTCTCCCGCCTCTTTATTACGTATCGACCATGCGACTCCAAAGGGCAAAGGATTTACTGCTAAGGACGAATATGAGTGTTCGCGACATCGGTCTGGAAATTGGCCAGCAGAGCCTGGGGACGTTCTCTACCCGTTTTACGGAGCGTGTCGGGGTATCGCCTAGCGAATTTAGAGAAACCGCCCAACTAGCGGAAGACCGTCTCCTTTCCTTGCAGCAGTTGACAGAGTGGACTCGGTTACATCCGTCCCCCGAGCGACCGATGACCATTGCAGGAACAATCGAGTCCACGGAGCCTTTTCAAGGCGTCATTTTGATTGGATTGTTTGCCAAGCCGATTCCAGAAGGTCTTCCTCTATACGGAACATTGCTGCCCTCACTAGGCAATTTTTGTTTTACCAATGTCAAGCCGGGCACGTATTACTTGATGGCGACGTCTGTTGCCTGGGGCATGCAGGCGATGGATTTTCTCTTGCCGTACGAGACATTGCGCACACGTTCCAAGAAACCAATCATTGTCACACCAACTACGATCGTCCCTCATCAGCAAGTTACACTTCATGTGCCTCATCCGGACGACCCTCCCATCTTGATTTCTCTTTCTTTGCTCATGAACAGATTCATTCAGCGGCTTCCTCAATAAGAACAATAGTCCCTTGTCTCAAATGGCGGTCTTTACGAATCAGCGGACTGCCTTTTCGTCATGCTTTGGTTAGAATGGAGCTTCTTGGGAAAGCCTACTATCACAATAGTCGAACTTTTTTCTGCGAGCAGGATATTGGACGAAAAAACGAAATGATAACTAGGCGCGAATATCATGCGCAAAAGAAAGGAAAGCAGGGAACGAGAATGTCAAAGCCTTACAAAAAAGTTTTTTGGGCAGCCGGTTTTGGCTGGATGTTCGATGCCATGGATGTTGCACTTTTATCTTTTATTATGGTGGCATTACGACAGGAATGGGGTTTGACAGGGGAAGAGGCCGGGCTACTAGGGACGGGCAATCTCGTCGGCATGGCGATTGGGGCGATTGTAGGTGGCTATTTGGCTGACCGAGTTGGCCGCAAGCCAGTGTTTTTGCTGACCTTGGTCTTGTTTGGCTTGGCGAGCTTTGCGAGCGCTTTCGCAACTGGTTTTGCGACCATGCTGCTATTCCGCTTCCTAATGGGACTAGGCTTGGGTGCCGAGCTGCCGGTAGCCTCGACGCTGGTAAACGAGTTTGCGCCACCGGAGAAGCGAGGAAGTACGGTTGTGCTGTTGGAGAGTTTTTGGGCAGTCGGTTGGATTGCGGCAGCCGTCATATCGTATTTCATCATTCCGGACTACGGCTGGCGCGTGGCTGTTATGATCGGGGCGTTGCCTGTCGTGTACGCCTTGTTTGCCCGGCGGAGCATTCCTGAATCTCCACAGTTTCAAAAGCAGGCCGAGAACATTCCTATTGCAACGCTGTTAACGTCCCATCGGACAGAGACGATTACGCTGTGGGTTGTCTGGTTTGCAATTGCGTTCTCGTACTACGGCATGTTTTTATGGATGCCATCTGTTTTGGTCGACAAAGGCTTTACGATGATCAAAAGCTTCCAGTACGTACTGATCATGACGTTGGCCCAACTACCAGGCTATTTCGCGGCAGCCTATTTCGTGGAAAAATGGGGACGGAAATGGACGCTGGCGACCTTCTTGTTCATGACTGGTGTGATGGCCTTCGCTTTTGGACAAAGCAGTGGCACCATGGAGCTGTTGGTGACGGGAGCCTTCTTGTCCTTCTTCAATCTGGGTGCTTGGGGTGCTTTGTACGCGTATACGCCGGAAAATTATCCGACACCCCTGCGCGCTACCGGTTCTGGTATGGCATCCGGTGTCGGAAGAATTGGCAGTATTATCGCGCCGTATCTCGTCGGTTACTACTCGTCACATCATTACAGCTACACATTCATTTTTAGTGTATTTACCG
This genomic stretch from Brevibacillus sp. DP1.3A harbors:
- a CDS encoding toxin Cry1Ac domain D-VI-related protein — protein: MGKQQPKAKTILTAVVSTGFLLSFVGNVYAAVSYPIKEIQTIGTASPSVAENQTDKEVREVSEEVVEEENQSWESLIESEGHTATNGFIAYRLETAPDKAPVAKDFRLTAAIDDRNPTRIKIKSFVWLEEEQLVLLSFSPIRAAKKEQTVSLRLQYDGEEEEFEPFVIAERGTKAERIELVAVAEDARLSTKDNTDKSLTLIAVAFDENDRVVTGRELLWSSSNRRIAFVNIEGKVTAKNEGLVEITAKMDDAEAVFEIAVDGAELPDLPALSVSETLIEEAGANDGSITAKQTLKLSNGKFLDELSADDIKVHNLPEGLDIEVKQESDDELTILFTGQARKHAVADTVKEVSFTIDKRSIKRAQKDVTSDSFSIRFKDPVIVITPPSDPPPILALLKAKRAVEELFTDGKKEELRAGTTQKQIDDAKKLVEGLDNRVSEKPGLLADIRKAQEQYDDLLLVEAKKAVRDLFTDESQAALKPEVTQSTIDAAKAKVDRLKDGSETKVFLLAAIQRAQELFDQGDNLLEEAKRAVEGLYTTNDMVELRPKVTLEMIDAAYSKVELLRESPEKTHWMSYVAKAQMLFNNPRIDRLPDAKIELPIATTQSRQVTIADKWEPAMDKRALSEYLEVSVKNQPLSYNYDNQLDRFVINEKEYITVEVDESLLEMTHGDYGVTIKAKPAVAEDDNSYAVFKLYRGENLLDTEEIGVGFDATNPQLSTDVTEEGTTYTLTASEPLRNDPNPNLQLLFSPSGNFDDKREVTAYAKFQVSGNTIRVTFQDTFYTTFGSLITEQSKVSFEPGFMRDKAGNLIQGTATAPVKPKQ
- a CDS encoding GNAT family N-acetyltransferase, with the protein product MQLEELTASTARAYKSLVHPKHLELLDQINGSSVWGFGASNNNQPAGIVLGRSAVNEGQAKIIELVVAEGHQRRGMGMKLLWHAEQKMREQGISDGQFAGFIKAQDFSWLSKIAIREGWQLPKVKTYMYTLGSMRLGECHWVERLALPVGFTLFSWKDLTPAERLEIEQGEGQWYTPQLSPFFEEGKFDPDYSTGLRYQGKVIGWVIVQRMAGNLLLYKTMFVQEKYQKQARGITLLMKTIAQVQPVFPFGMCFVEHDNEPMLRFMERRLGPTILHRKLWIETTKVLVRQYSDHFC
- a CDS encoding DMT family transporter — translated: MNKQLLLGSIFCMVASMSWGAMFPVAHIALQEIDPFYFSFLRYFFVTIILCGLLWAKEGLSAFRFEGRGKSLLFFGTMAFTVYNMGVFLGQDLMGEPGTIAASIMEVLMPMISIILLSITTRKLPPYYTLATILVALVGAVLVITNGNLTFFTTASEHLLPLFFIFIGVVGWVVYSIGGGRFNTWSTLRYSTLTCLLGTGVNFVIVTTSSLFQWLPVPTVETVMSIKYEMAFMVLLPGFVALLSWNAGIKLLTPLNGILFINLVPITTFAMMAFQGYEISRYELCGTLLVILALIGNNHFQRKQLQYRSVTKQQPSGRKVPSM
- a CDS encoding LysR family transcriptional regulator gives rise to the protein MEINDLKIFQMVATLGSVSKTAAELSYVQSNVTARIKLLEKELGTPLFYRNKRGMTLNTEGKRLLEYSREIIAKFEEMQKYFHRASEPSGVLEVGMVETINALPRLLSSYCSQYPHVDISLKAGVTENLLQKVLDLALDGAFVSGPISHPLIEQEQVFQEELVLVTKNSSFTASDITGKALLLYKKGCGYRERLETWMKVEGLIPKKVMEFGTFETIIGGVAAGIGITILPKSAVHHLVESGTVHIHRIPEPYHEVTTVFIRRKDSFVTNTMQAFLNEIRLQKTKA
- a CDS encoding helix-turn-helix domain-containing protein gives rise to the protein MDRYTEIDEVIAYIHRHLDEPLPLSRLANHVAYSQYHFARIFKERIGLPPLYYVSTMRLQRAKDLLLRTNMSVRDIGLEIGQQSLGTFSTRFTERVGVSPSEFRETAQLAEDRLLSLQQLTEWTRLHPSPERPMTIAGTIESTEPFQGVILIGLFAKPIPEGLPLYGTLLPSLGNFCFTNVKPGTYYLMATSVAWGMQAMDFLLPYETLRTRSKKPIIVTPTTIVPHQQVTLHVPHPDDPPILISLSLLMNRFIQRLPQ
- a CDS encoding MFS transporter, with translation MSKPYKKVFWAAGFGWMFDAMDVALLSFIMVALRQEWGLTGEEAGLLGTGNLVGMAIGAIVGGYLADRVGRKPVFLLTLVLFGLASFASAFATGFATMLLFRFLMGLGLGAELPVASTLVNEFAPPEKRGSTVVLLESFWAVGWIAAAVISYFIIPDYGWRVAVMIGALPVVYALFARRSIPESPQFQKQAENIPIATLLTSHRTETITLWVVWFAIAFSYYGMFLWMPSVLVDKGFTMIKSFQYVLIMTLAQLPGYFAAAYFVEKWGRKWTLATFLFMTGVMAFAFGQSSGTMELLVTGAFLSFFNLGAWGALYAYTPENYPTPLRATGSGMASGVGRIGSIIAPYLVGYYSSHHYSYTFIFSVFTAVLIVGAIVLLVCGRETKVLANSGPRTGEV